From a region of the Nonlabens dokdonensis DSW-6 genome:
- a CDS encoding ABC transporter ATP-binding protein, with protein MARRVPASIKEQSKKGKTFSFSALKTLPRFFKEIWRVSPKLFLTNFLARLLTAVSPVVLLWVGKLIIDEVIFQISLDVQDLSQLWTYVAIELSVAVLADLLNRLINLTDGLIGDLYSNASSEKIIRKTNELTLEQLEDPDFYDKLERARQQTSGRVGLMSASLSQIQSIISIGSLIAGLIYFEPLLIILLVLSIIPSFINEAKYSSHRYSVARSWTAERRELDYLRFIGANNQTAKEVKLFGLTDYIAGRFKKLSGDYYEINKKLSLKQSLFGSLFNILGILSYYGAYIFIIFKVISGTLSIGELTFLSGSFNRLRNSLQGFFSRFTAISESSLYLRDYFDFLDIEIKENAAHYTPIPEVIKTGFELKNVHFGYAGSDVEVLKGVNFTIKAGEKIAFVGQNGAGKTTLIKLILRFYEPTQGEILLDGINISKFNKQEYRKRFGVIFQDFFKYEFKLRENIAVGNIEEISNDPKIEDAAQRSLADQVIEVMKGGLDQQLGRRFAQGQELSGGQWQKVALARAYMKDADVIVLDEPTSALDAQAEYDVFERFIGLTKGKTSIIISHRFSTVRMADRILVLENGTIAEIGTHEELMAKPQLYEKLFNLQAAGYQ; from the coding sequence GTGGCAAGAAGAGTTCCAGCATCTATAAAAGAACAAAGTAAAAAAGGCAAAACGTTCTCCTTTAGCGCATTGAAAACGTTGCCTAGATTTTTCAAAGAAATATGGCGTGTAAGTCCTAAATTATTTCTGACAAATTTCTTAGCTAGACTACTAACAGCAGTAAGTCCAGTAGTTTTACTTTGGGTAGGAAAATTAATTATAGACGAAGTGATTTTTCAAATCTCGCTAGACGTGCAAGATTTATCTCAATTATGGACTTATGTAGCCATAGAATTAAGCGTCGCGGTTCTTGCAGACTTGCTCAATAGATTAATTAACCTCACTGATGGGTTAATAGGCGATCTATATTCTAACGCCTCGTCTGAGAAAATTATTAGAAAAACAAATGAGCTCACTTTAGAACAACTGGAAGATCCAGATTTTTATGATAAACTAGAAAGAGCAAGACAGCAAACTAGTGGTCGTGTAGGATTAATGAGTGCGTCTTTAAGCCAAATACAAAGCATTATTTCTATAGGTTCTCTCATCGCTGGATTGATTTACTTTGAGCCCTTATTGATCATTTTATTGGTTTTAAGTATCATACCATCTTTTATTAACGAGGCAAAATACAGCTCACATCGCTACTCGGTTGCGAGAAGTTGGACAGCAGAGCGTCGAGAACTGGATTATTTGCGATTTATAGGAGCTAATAATCAAACAGCAAAAGAGGTGAAACTTTTTGGCCTGACAGATTACATCGCTGGTCGCTTTAAAAAGTTATCTGGAGACTATTACGAGATCAATAAAAAGCTTTCTTTAAAGCAAAGTCTTTTTGGATCTCTTTTTAATATTCTAGGGATACTATCTTACTACGGAGCTTATATATTTATCATTTTTAAAGTGATCTCTGGAACATTATCCATCGGTGAGCTAACTTTTCTTTCTGGATCATTTAATAGGCTGCGCAATAGTTTACAAGGTTTCTTTTCTAGGTTTACAGCCATTTCAGAAAGCTCTTTGTACTTGAGAGATTATTTTGATTTTCTAGATATCGAGATTAAAGAAAACGCTGCGCACTACACTCCTATTCCAGAAGTCATTAAAACCGGATTTGAATTGAAGAATGTACACTTCGGTTATGCTGGAAGCGATGTAGAAGTTCTTAAAGGCGTCAATTTTACCATTAAAGCTGGCGAGAAAATAGCTTTTGTGGGGCAAAATGGCGCTGGAAAAACAACGCTTATCAAATTGATCTTAAGATTTTATGAACCTACTCAAGGAGAAATCCTTCTAGACGGAATCAATATATCAAAATTCAATAAGCAAGAATACCGCAAGCGATTTGGTGTGATATTTCAAGATTTCTTTAAATATGAATTCAAATTAAGAGAAAATATTGCTGTTGGTAATATTGAAGAAATAAGCAACGATCCTAAAATTGAAGATGCCGCACAGCGCAGTCTTGCAGACCAGGTTATCGAAGTCATGAAAGGTGGACTTGATCAACAACTAGGTAGAAGATTTGCTCAAGGACAAGAATTAAGTGGTGGACAATGGCAAAAAGTAGCTCTTGCTCGTGCCTACATGAAAGATGCAGATGTTATCGTACTTGATGAACCTACCAGCGCACTAGATGCACAAGCAGAGTATGATGTATTTGAAAGATTTATAGGACTAACCAAAGGCAAAACAAGTATCATTATTTCTCATAGATTCTCTACCGTACGCATGGCAGATCGTATTCTTGTTCTAGAAAATGGCACTATTGCTGAAATAGGAACACACGAAGAGTTAATGGCTAAACCTCAATTGTACGAGAAGTTGTTTAATCTACAAGCAGCAGGTTATCAATAA
- a CDS encoding aldo/keto reductase encodes MKINLQENLEISRLVLGLWRLLDWNMTDQELHSFIKECMENGVTTLDHADIYGNHECESAFGKAMQLEPSLRDQMQLITKCGIKLNTNKFPDRKVKYYDYSASYIVQQAEESLKNLQTDRLDVLLLHRPSPFFNPEEVASAFDHLKTSGKVLHFGVSNFLPEQLQSLQNHLDVPLVTNQIEISPYCLEHFENQNLDYLISKKIPPMAWSPLAGGELFDPKTTKGKRVQKVLENMASKLGNLSLDKIILQWLLMHPSRIIPVLGTGKIDRIKSAVDAMQVKLTLEQWFEIYIAAAGKELP; translated from the coding sequence ATGAAAATAAACTTACAAGAAAATCTAGAAATCTCCAGACTAGTTTTGGGGTTATGGCGATTGCTAGATTGGAATATGACAGATCAAGAACTACATTCTTTTATAAAGGAATGTATGGAAAATGGAGTAACTACCTTGGATCATGCAGATATTTATGGGAACCATGAATGCGAGAGCGCTTTTGGAAAAGCAATGCAGTTAGAGCCGTCATTAAGAGATCAAATGCAGTTGATCACAAAATGCGGAATCAAATTAAATACCAATAAATTTCCTGATCGCAAGGTCAAATACTACGATTATAGCGCTTCCTATATCGTACAACAGGCCGAAGAGTCCCTTAAAAACCTTCAAACTGATCGTCTCGATGTTCTATTACTTCATAGACCATCACCATTTTTTAATCCTGAAGAAGTAGCAAGTGCATTTGACCATCTTAAAACTAGCGGAAAAGTACTTCACTTTGGAGTTTCTAACTTCTTACCAGAACAATTACAGTCGCTTCAAAATCATTTAGATGTACCATTAGTTACAAATCAGATTGAGATATCTCCTTATTGCCTTGAGCATTTTGAAAATCAAAATTTGGACTATTTAATTAGCAAAAAGATTCCACCTATGGCGTGGTCACCACTTGCTGGTGGCGAGTTGTTTGATCCTAAAACTACCAAAGGTAAACGAGTACAAAAAGTGCTTGAAAATATGGCAAGTAAGTTAGGCAATCTCTCTCTCGATAAGATCATCCTACAATGGTTATTGATGCATCCATCGCGCATTATTCCAGTGCTAGGAACTGGTAAAATAGACCGTATCAAATCGGCAGTAGATGCGATGCAAGTCAAGCTCACATTAGAGCAATGGTTTGAAATTTATATTGCTGCGGCAGGAAAAGAATTGCCATAA
- a CDS encoding DUF3857 domain-containing protein: MKTLLPAIAALFLCAFSYAQDREELEERFWKDSGETIIKKSIPAEWEKESAVILTDDRYYQYINNGSTVYFTSSKHELIKIQDQSSLEGFSEIKLNKDSKVSFFWSTYSKNETVIGIRLIKPDASVVVIDIEKEEIVEDDIRKIAIPNLEIGDIIDFFIYTKNKEKESDGLEVYPAIETPIKDDYPIVDYRIAMEVENDFFLNMNTYNGAPAVKEEPTDRGATKMYVVEAKNVDKLETKRWYFPLAEEPSVKIQVAFARMNRNEKYAPIFKGEDGERKATVTEEDVLDFYDRKFYKVSKKMANDVYDYVDELNLKTKEEKFRAALEWIRFHKNTKYFEGVFAYQAELIGPQPSPRCYEYYFGRFENSTQVINLLRALCLKLDVDYDILMAQPRFDGKMKDLLIKANARTGIRINTPTPLYFFTYSENMTMDRFPDVLEGAEVFVGTVEKNKRITSLKTETLPVSTADENIYKEDITLSLTDDKKNLKLSRTSEANGHHIEDHIYSWISWVDFLGEDYEQFPEEDHFYDCGRKKTVKNNTASFQSLRDKTKETYLKNREEAAEKEWSAEVENYTSEIVQSGRYGSKNPLIIKDSFTIQDNYIKKAGPNYIIEIGKFIGGQVEIESKERDRKVDIYLDHATKYIYNIDLVIPDGYTVKGIDKLNQSIDNATGGFTTKAVVEGNLLKLTTVKTYKKNYLKAAEWSQMLPWLDAAFEFNQAKVLLEKA, from the coding sequence ATGAAAACATTACTACCTGCAATTGCTGCGTTATTTCTTTGCGCTTTTAGCTATGCACAAGACAGAGAAGAACTAGAAGAGAGATTTTGGAAAGACTCTGGAGAAACAATTATTAAAAAATCCATACCTGCCGAATGGGAAAAGGAAAGCGCAGTAATCTTAACAGACGACCGCTATTATCAATATATCAATAATGGTTCTACCGTTTATTTTACTTCTAGTAAACATGAATTAATCAAGATTCAAGATCAATCATCACTAGAAGGTTTTTCTGAAATCAAATTAAATAAAGATTCAAAAGTATCATTCTTTTGGAGTACGTATTCAAAGAATGAAACTGTAATAGGAATCAGGCTCATCAAGCCAGATGCGTCGGTAGTGGTAATAGATATCGAAAAGGAAGAAATAGTAGAAGATGACATTCGTAAAATTGCTATTCCTAATTTAGAAATAGGTGACATCATAGATTTTTTCATTTATACCAAAAATAAAGAGAAGGAAAGCGATGGACTTGAAGTATATCCTGCGATTGAAACCCCTATAAAAGACGATTATCCTATTGTAGATTATCGTATTGCCATGGAAGTAGAAAATGACTTCTTCCTAAATATGAATACCTACAACGGTGCGCCAGCAGTTAAGGAAGAACCTACAGATCGTGGTGCTACAAAAATGTATGTTGTAGAAGCAAAAAATGTAGATAAATTAGAAACTAAAAGGTGGTACTTTCCTCTAGCAGAAGAACCTTCAGTAAAAATACAAGTTGCTTTTGCACGTATGAATAGAAATGAAAAATATGCTCCTATTTTTAAAGGTGAAGATGGAGAACGTAAAGCAACCGTTACAGAAGAAGACGTTCTTGATTTTTACGATCGTAAATTTTATAAGGTTTCTAAGAAAATGGCAAATGACGTATATGACTACGTAGATGAGTTGAACTTAAAAACTAAAGAAGAAAAATTCCGTGCCGCACTAGAATGGATTCGTTTTCATAAAAACACAAAGTATTTTGAAGGAGTTTTTGCTTATCAAGCAGAGCTTATAGGGCCGCAGCCTAGTCCTAGATGTTACGAATATTATTTTGGCCGTTTTGAAAACAGCACTCAAGTCATTAATTTATTAAGAGCTCTTTGCCTCAAATTAGATGTAGATTACGATATACTGATGGCTCAACCTAGATTTGATGGTAAAATGAAAGATCTACTGATAAAAGCAAATGCACGCACAGGAATAAGAATCAACACTCCTACTCCATTGTACTTCTTTACCTATAGTGAAAACATGACCATGGATCGCTTTCCAGATGTTTTAGAAGGTGCCGAAGTTTTCGTAGGTACGGTAGAAAAGAATAAAAGAATTACTTCTCTTAAAACCGAAACATTACCAGTAAGCACAGCAGATGAAAATATCTACAAAGAAGACATCACCTTAAGCTTAACAGATGATAAAAAGAATTTAAAACTAAGTCGTACCTCTGAGGCAAACGGCCATCATATTGAAGACCATATTTATTCATGGATCTCTTGGGTAGATTTTCTAGGAGAAGATTATGAGCAGTTTCCAGAAGAAGATCATTTTTATGACTGTGGTAGAAAGAAAACGGTTAAGAATAACACTGCGAGCTTTCAATCATTAAGAGATAAAACTAAAGAGACCTATCTCAAAAATCGAGAAGAAGCAGCCGAAAAAGAATGGAGTGCCGAAGTAGAAAACTACACCTCTGAAATTGTACAATCTGGAAGATACGGAAGTAAAAATCCATTGATAATTAAAGACAGCTTTACCATTCAAGACAATTATATCAAAAAAGCTGGCCCTAATTACATTATTGAAATAGGTAAATTTATAGGTGGACAGGTAGAAATTGAATCTAAAGAACGTGATCGCAAAGTAGATATCTACCTTGATCATGCCACAAAATATATCTACAATATTGATCTAGTTATACCAGATGGTTATACAGTAAAAGGAATTGACAAATTAAATCAGTCTATAGATAACGCTACTGGTGGTTTTACTACTAAAGCTGTGGTAGAAGGCAATCTCTTAAAATTAACTACAGTAAAAACCTATAAAAAGAATTATTTAAAAGCAGCAGAATGGTCTCAAATGTTACCATGGCTAGACGCAGCTTTTGAATTTAATCAAGCTAAGGTTTTGCTAGAAAAAGCTTAA
- a CDS encoding transglutaminase domain-containing protein, producing the protein MILLLKRCFLLSLLFCSLAGLAQKNNPTPQDTQRAKKLKKEFEDDDVVIENQSIHISFDRNNSTGKVEVQETKSTTYFSIASRADIGYSTGYDNESSVEELRLLSRRNKRVYWELQDEAYSTESIFHNDYRVKYGKLTFPLQGYTLTVKEEKEYLDIKYFTSHYFTDSYRIMKGDVTFVIPSWLELELKEYHFDGYDIKRSEKKDDGDTIVTFKISKIEPGARESRMQGNSFIYPHVLLLSKSFEDKDGVSQTLFKETKDLYNWYAKLVSEVEIDNAPIKEKVAEITAGITDKDEQVKAIYYWVQDNIKYIAFEEGIAGFQPDAPQNVFDKRYGDCKGMAILLKTMLVEAGFDARLVWIGTDAIAYDYSTPSLSVDNHMITAIMIDGKPVFLDGTEKFNRYGTFATRIQGKQALIENGNNYELVKVPQLSAASNLESYTATFDIVGDDLNGKMKREMKGEQVSSFLYNFTGLPQDKREEVLLKVLADGNQNMKVESTTPFDNMARDKDILLEYDFKVANAVSNFDNTYYLELDPVRYMSNYKMDDERKTSFQLSSKRKEQKTFILNIPANFKVGTLPEALNIENEYLSIKMKYAQENQKIVYTSDITVKKRLIEKKDFTLWNDSIDQLKSFYDEQIVLKQ; encoded by the coding sequence ATGATTTTATTACTCAAGCGATGCTTCTTACTATCGCTTCTATTTTGCTCTCTTGCAGGACTAGCGCAAAAGAATAATCCTACACCACAAGACACCCAACGTGCTAAAAAACTGAAAAAAGAATTTGAAGATGACGACGTCGTTATCGAAAATCAGAGCATTCACATCTCTTTTGATAGAAACAACTCTACAGGAAAAGTAGAGGTGCAAGAGACTAAATCTACCACCTATTTTTCCATAGCTTCTCGAGCAGATATAGGTTATTCTACAGGTTATGACAACGAGTCTAGTGTTGAAGAATTGCGATTGCTATCTAGAAGAAATAAGAGAGTTTACTGGGAATTACAAGATGAGGCGTACTCTACAGAATCTATTTTTCATAATGACTACCGAGTAAAATATGGGAAGCTTACTTTTCCTTTGCAAGGATATACGTTAACTGTAAAAGAGGAAAAAGAATACCTAGACATTAAATATTTTACTAGTCATTACTTTACAGACAGTTATCGAATTATGAAAGGTGATGTCACGTTTGTAATTCCGTCGTGGTTAGAGCTTGAACTCAAAGAATATCACTTTGATGGATATGACATCAAACGTTCTGAAAAGAAAGATGATGGAGACACTATAGTAACTTTTAAAATCTCCAAAATAGAGCCTGGTGCTCGTGAAAGTCGCATGCAAGGAAACTCCTTTATTTATCCGCATGTGTTGTTGCTATCAAAGTCTTTTGAAGATAAAGATGGAGTTTCTCAAACTTTATTTAAAGAAACTAAAGACTTATATAATTGGTATGCAAAACTAGTAAGCGAGGTAGAAATAGACAATGCTCCAATAAAAGAAAAAGTAGCAGAAATTACCGCTGGAATTACTGATAAGGATGAACAAGTAAAAGCCATTTATTATTGGGTACAGGATAACATCAAGTACATCGCTTTTGAGGAAGGAATCGCTGGTTTCCAGCCAGATGCTCCACAAAATGTATTTGATAAACGTTATGGTGATTGTAAGGGAATGGCAATTCTTTTAAAAACGATGCTGGTGGAAGCAGGTTTTGACGCAAGACTGGTGTGGATAGGAACTGACGCCATTGCTTATGACTACTCTACGCCATCCTTGAGTGTAGATAACCACATGATTACAGCAATAATGATCGATGGAAAACCTGTATTCTTAGATGGAACAGAGAAATTCAATAGATACGGAACTTTTGCTACTCGTATACAAGGTAAGCAAGCGCTTATTGAAAATGGCAATAATTATGAGCTTGTTAAAGTACCACAATTGAGTGCTGCTTCTAATCTAGAAAGTTATACAGCAACATTTGATATAGTAGGAGACGATTTAAATGGAAAAATGAAACGTGAAATGAAAGGTGAGCAAGTTTCTAGTTTCTTATATAATTTTACTGGGCTACCGCAAGATAAACGGGAAGAAGTCCTTTTAAAAGTGCTCGCAGATGGTAATCAAAATATGAAGGTAGAAAGTACCACTCCGTTTGATAACATGGCTCGAGATAAGGATATCCTTCTAGAATATGATTTTAAGGTGGCAAATGCGGTAAGCAATTTTGATAATACGTATTACTTAGAACTGGATCCAGTGCGCTACATGAGTAATTATAAAATGGATGACGAACGCAAGACTTCTTTTCAATTATCCTCAAAAAGGAAAGAGCAAAAAACATTTATACTTAACATTCCAGCAAACTTTAAGGTAGGAACGCTGCCAGAAGCTTTGAATATAGAAAACGAATATCTTTCTATAAAAATGAAATATGCTCAAGAAAATCAAAAGATCGTTTACACGTCAGACATTACAGTAAAGAAACGATTGATAGAAAAAAAGGATTTCACTTTATGGAATGACAGCATCGATCAATTGAAATCTTTTTATGACGAGCAAATTGTTTTAAAACAATAA